The following is a genomic window from Prevotella sp. E13-17.
CTTCCTGCCTCGTCTCAATCATTTTTTCCATTCTCTTACGCTTTCGATTGATTCAACAGCTTTTTCGGTACATTCGTGGATTTCAATCACAGAGCTTACCACAATAGATGATTCCGTAATGGTAAACTTGCAATTTGAGGGTACCTTCGTTCCATCAACAGCCAGCTGCGTAATTGAGCACGCACCATCCCAGTACCACAATCTGCGGCAGTTGAGTAGTTCAACCGTCCATTTGTCTTCACACTTCTCGACCTCATTAAGAGTGCCGAAGAATACACCTGCTCCGTAAGAGCGAATTACAACTTTCTTTCCAATTAACTTTTCAATTGCTTTCATCTTGTCTGAATTTTAAATTGTTAATAATTGTAGTTTCTTTAATTGTTCCAATATTCCGTGCAAAGTTGCATGATAGTTTATAGGATTTACGCGTAAGTCAATAACTTCTTCGAGCACTTTTATATCAGTTGCACTCGGCTTCCAAGTTGACTGAGGTCTGAGGGATTTAATCTTATTTTTAAGCCAGTGAAAAATAATGTGGGCATCCCATTTATCTGTAATTTGATACTTTGCTAAAGCATTCTTACAGACAAGAAGATATTGTTCATCCTCTTCACTCCACTCTTGCTTTGGTTGTGGTTGTACTCTTTCTTTGAGGGATTTGAGCCAATCCAATTTATCTTCATTGCCCATAAATCCAGCAAGTGCAAATATAGTTGCAGTGTATATCTTTTCATCCTCTTCACTCCAAGGCATCTGCTCAATCTTCTTCAATTCTTTCTTCTCAGCATCCCATTTGTAACCAGCATCTTTCATTTCTTGAAATAAAAGGTCACGCTGTTCTTTAGTTGCAGGATAGATTTCAGAACCTGTTGCAATATATGAATTAGTGTCTATACGGAATCCTAATTCAATATCATAATGACAATAGCATGTAGGTTTTCCGTTAGAATTCATCTTTTTAAATATAAATACCCAGTCTTCTGTTGCAAGCACATCACCATCAATTGCGTCTTCGATAGTCCATAAATGCCAATTCTCTACATCTGGAATATCTGCAGAATGAACACTAAGGTCTTTATTATAACCAAACCATCCGTGAAACTTGTTATTTTCGTTTTCGTCAACCTTGCCAATGATTTTTCCATTAGTAATAATATCGCCAACCTTAAACTTCTGCTCACCTTGCTTAATAACTACCTTGTTATCTTCTATCTCTGCGTGGTAGCCGTTAGGTATGTTGTAGCTGGCTTCTTGTAACTCGCTGTCTTTTGCACCAAAGGGAATTTCGACATCAAGAGTTGGTTTCTGCTCACCTAACTTTTCAAGACAATATTTTATTGCTGCTTCACAAACACCTTCGTAAGTTGTCCATTGGCCACTATCTTCATCATTACCACCTTCTTTTGGATTACATTTACAACTTCCATAAGGAATATTGGATATTGTATAGAGATAACCACAAGCTGTTCTATAAGGTTCGATACATAAATTATGCACTTCTCTTAGCCACTTCATTGCCATTTGGAGAGTAGAGCAACCTATAATCTCTATTGTATCACTTTTATTATTATAAACCTGACGTGGTATATTGTCATTGAAGATTGGTTCAGCATTAATCATATGAAACCAATAAGCGTTACAAGGTTCATTAAATCCTTTCTCTTTCAGCAGTTTTGCAGTTTTAAAACTAACATAATCTTCTGTAATTGTTGCCATAGCTGTTTTTTCTTTTGATAAGGACACCACCCCACAGAAGTTCAATTACTTCGTAATCTCCTGTAACAACAGTGCCCTGATGATCATTATTTATCTTCATCACTAATAAAATCTATCATGAGCACGTCTTTGGAGGTGCCTTTGATAATATTCTCTTTGTTATGCAACTTCGCATATAGCCAGGGCCATAATGTGTATAAGAGACTGCCACTTGCGGAACCATATTTGCCGTCAATCTGCAAGTTCCTGGTCTTGAAGTCATAATCTATATTTGGTTTAGATAAAAGGTTGTTGCCACCAAAGAAATAGATGTTAGGAAACCAATCTTTAATCTTGGCACACCAGGAGGCAAACATGCGCACTTCATTAATAGAGCAGTCTGTATAACTACGGATCTCATGTATAACCCTTACATATGTATCTGGATGCATGTTAAGGTAATATAAATCGCCCATCACTTCAGTTTCAGACACTTCATAATCTATGAGTCCGTGGGCGATTTTGAGCACTCCATTTGTGAATTTAACCCTGAGATCAAAACAACGTGCACCAGCTGCATACTGGTCATAGATGTTCAGCTGTTGACATCGTGCAGTGAAAGCGAACAAGCGCATCCACCATCTTTTCGGACGTAGGAACGTCCATGAGTCGTGTGATCCAATAATCATAGTTTAATGTTTTAAGTGAATAATGTTAGTTCTGTTACTTCCTTCTTTTGACGAGGCCTCATCTGTTTGTAGTTCATAGTCTCATCTGGTGTTGCTGGCTTTTCTTGATGCATCATACATTGCTGAGGCTTCGTCATCATCATTGTGCGTCTTGCGCTGACACCTTCCACCCAAAGCCTATAGAACTCCTCCAGGGCATCAATACAAAGATGATTGTGCTCTGTATCCCAATGGTTCTTTTTGAACTCCTGGAGCCTTACCCATGCTTCCGAAGGTACCTTCTGTATCAGCTTTGCGTCTTGGATAGCCCTTTCTATTGTTGCTCCTACGTTGCTAGGTGGTTCAGAATGCTTAAATTCCCCAAGAGTAGGGAAGTGCTTGGGATAATCACCACATGCTTCTTGTACCGTCTTATATACATGCTGCGGTGTGTAGAGCACGGTAGCTTGAACACCTTGAATAGGTATGCGGACGGCTGTCATACCAAACATGTCATTGTGGTTGATGATCTCTCCGGCAACCACCTTGTTATACCAACTGACATATACCTGCTCCATCATTTACAATTAAAGTATTCTATACATTTAAATCCTTTTCTTGGCTCGAACTCCTCAAAGCTGTGTGCTACGAAGTGTGCTCTTTTGTTGACCCATGCAGCCATGTCCTTTTGCCATTGTGGAATAGGTCGGTGTGGATTGTCTGGATCACGATAGGGTTGAGCAAAGGCATACACCCAGTTTCCTGTGTGATTCTTTCGAGCGTCTTGCAATCGTTGCCACCAATATTGAATGCGGTCATAGCATTCGTTCATGTCATCGTTGAGCATGGTGTAGAGGAAGAACTCTCCGTGAAATCCGTAACCGATTATCATTTCCATTGCCCGCTCACAGTATTCAATTTGCTTGTGAGTGTCACAACCAAAGCGGATGCGGTTCTTGTCGAGCCACTTGACCTTTGCAAGTAGTTGTGCCCATTCATCTGTAACGAGTCTTGCATCGAGTGCCTGGTTGAAGTCCACTCGATAACCTCTTTCGATAATCTTCTGAACCTGCTGCTTGGCATAATCGCCAGCCGCAAGGATGTTGTTATCCATGAGCACCAACTTCGTGCGCCCCTCAATGGCTATCTCGTCCACGTCCATGTAGGGAACGATGCGCCCTTCTTTCCTTGGCACCACACACCAACGGCATTTATTCGGGCATCCTCTGGTCAGAAAACCGTATGCATAGTCCTTTGGTATATTTCGATAAATGCTATAATCAGGCTGACATCTATCTATTTCTTTTGGAAGAACACTTTTAATGTCATATCCCGTTCCCCCTTTAATGACATTTCGTGCATTACTGATAATATAGCCATAGTCAGGTGAAAAGTTAAATATCTTGGACATATATACAATATCATAAGGTCTTTCTGTCCGCAAAGGATTGTACCACTCTACCGTATCACCATGGTTGCGATGCCACCTGGCAATCTTTCCAAGTGCGATGTTTGGATAGATTGTTGCGCCCCATTTTTTCTTTTTTGCATGCCCATCGACATCTATAAGCCCTATAATCATAGTCCAATGAATTTCTTGACGTACCTGTTTATTTCGTCTTCCATCTCGAAGTATTCCTTCGTTACTTCCTTCTTCGTCTGCTTGTCTATGTCGTTTCGCTTACGGGAGTCCATCCAGTTGTGCCAGCAGAAACGCCATGTTATAACGTCTCGGAAGAATTTATATCCAGGTGTTCCTTCCTTCTGTTTAAGAAGCTCTGGGTTGTGATCCAGTTGCTGGCTTATCTTGTGGTTCTGTTCGTCAATGCTCCAGGCAAGAGATTTGCATGCGTCAAGGTCGGCTCTTTTCTTGCCGTCTGCCACATACTTTTCACTTGCTTTAAGATACCTGTAGATTAGATAGACATACTCCTCTTCCTTTGTGAGGTTTATTGGCTCAACGTCAACCGTCATTCGTGCCAATGGCATCTTGTTCTGCAGGCTGCGAAGTTCTATCTTTGCATACTTAGCATCGAAGGCCGTGATATTTGGTGCCTTCTTTCCTGGTTCGTATATTTTGAATGTTACTTTGAATGGCATTTTACTTGAAAATATCTTCTTGTACGATGGTAATTACAGGTCTCGTATGTGTGCGCTTCTTGGCGGGGATGCGAAGATACCTCTTCAGCATGTGCTTCAAGGTAACTTCGCTTGTGCACTTGGCCGATATTGGCTCACGCTCTCCCGTCAGTCTGTTTTTGGCCGTGATGACGTATAGCGGTTTCATGACTTATCCATAATTACTTCGAACACATCCAGGATCTTGGTCTCGCTAACCGAAGATATGGTATAATCAATCATGGTGCCACCCATCACCTCATCAATGTTCTTGCGGGCCTCTTCTAGTGTTGCACCCTGCACCAGGTAGTTGACTGTTGTCTTCTTTTCCTTTTCTGTCTTCTCATCGATGGTGATAAACTGTAGCTTGCTCTTATACCACTTGTCGCTATTCTCCTTATCATCGAAGAAAACCTCACCCCAGGGACACCTATCAATCTCCTCGATATTATATTCACCACTGATGTATGATTGCATCTCATGGATGATGTTAGCCTCAGCCTCCGTAAAGCTAAGAGCGTTGACTACGAACTGTTCAGTTACTTTCTTTTCCATGCCGTCCTCCATCGTCTTCTCATAACGAATCTTGCAGAGGAACCAGTTTGCTGTTCTACTTCTCATGATTTCTTATTTTTGTTGTTTATAACTTTATAAAATTTCTCTCTCTCACGGTCTTCCTGCTCTTTGAGTCTGGCACGATTAGCGTCACGTATCTCTTTTCTTGTGTCATCCTTAATGCCTTTGATATAGTTTCTTATCACCTCCTGAAACTCCTCTAGGCTCCTGATAACGACATACATAAAACCTGCCGCCTCAAACATCCTTTGGAAGTCCTTCTGTTGCTGCGTCTGCTTGCCCAGCTTTGTCTTCATTTCGATTCCAAGGCCGTGGTAATGGCGCAGAAGAACTACACCCTCCTTGTAGGGTATTCCCACATCGCTTGCTGCGAATAATATCAGGTCTGCAACTCCTGCTACGGTTCCTTCAGCCTTATGGATGGCTCCCGATACTCTGCTATGAGCATTACCCTCATTGGCTACATGTGTCAAAAGCATTGTAAACTCAGGATACTCTGCTCTAAACCATGCTATACACTGCTGCTGTATTCTGCTCTCTGTATGATTCATTTATTACCTCCCGTCAGTTTTCTAAGTTTGGCTTCAGCAGTCTTGCGCTCATGTTCCGACTTGCTTAACTTTTTCTTCAGGTCTTCAATCTCATCATGCATTTTGTCATGCTCATACATGTGCTTATTCCAGTCACCTCTATGCAAGGCATGCAGGTTAAGTAACTCGCCTCTCAGTTTTTTTAGCTCGGCCTGCACGCTTTCCAGCTCTGCTACCATTGCGTTATACTTCTTGGTTGTGATAATCTTAATCATGTCTATATGTTTTTTTTGTTAAATGTTATTCTTCGTTGTCAGGTGTCCAGTATATTCCAAACCTCTGCAGTTCTCCGCTGTTGTAGGCACTGACCAGGGGTGCTCTTGCTGAACTCTTTGGGTTTGCCTTGACTAACTCTACCATCTGCATCAGAGTCTGCTTACGTTGCTCCAACTTGTCAGCGATTGATCGACTGTCTTCAGGTGGTGTTTCGATTACTCCTACACTCTTCTTCTCCTGACCTTGCCCTTTCTTCTTCGCCAGCTGCCACCGCTCCAAATACTGCTGGTAGTTTTTGGGCGAGAAGATATACTGAAAGCTGGCAATGAAGCCTGTTTTGTTGTTCCCTAAGCTGAATGGCTCTGCCAATACTTGCTCAAAGACCATGTCAATGCTCTGCATGCCATATCGTTTGATACACTCCTCAACCATCATTCTTGTCGGCATGGTCAGACGGATGCATGGAGGCAACTTTCCATCAAAAGTCTTGTTATACCTTTTTTTTGCTTCTAAGGCCACATCTCTCGCCTCTCTCTCCATCTTAGAAGGATTATTAAGACTTCTAAGATTATCTTTATATCTTCCTTCTATAGTTAATAGGTGTGTTGTCCCATCAGTTGTCTCAACGGTTGTCCCATTGGCTATCCCATTGGTTGTATCATCCGTTGCACTAAATAAGGTTTCTATACCACCACAACTATCATAATCACAAATAGTTATAACACTAAATCTGTTGTTCGCTTTAACGATAATTTCACCGTAAGCAATCAGTTTTTTCATGCAACGATCTAGCGTCATGCGCTTCATGCCCGTTATCTCGCAAAGGTCAGCTCTTGTTGTAGGACAGCTTCCTCTGCGGATGATGGTACCCTCAAAGCGTCCATCGGCCACGTATGCCAATGACTTCAGTGCCACATAAAGCTGGACAAGGGTAGGTTCCTTGAACCACTCTCTTTCAGGCAGGCTGCGCTGTTGTTTATACCATCCGGTCATAATCTTATTATCTCCTTATTTTTGAGGTTTACTACATAGTCAGAACAACTGTTGGGCCAGTTGGCCACCTCACGCTCGTATGGGAACTTTGTGTTCCAGGGTTGTGGATGCATAAGACACTCTGCGATGATGGGGTTATTACCATGCTGCAGCAGTCTCGCATGTTTACACGTAAGACAGCGTTTTACTGCCTTTGCTGTTGTGCTTTTTCCCATGACGCTATTTTAGTTGCTGTTATGTGTATTCTTCTGCATGTCTCCTCGAAGGCCAGTAGGCTCATCAAGTGACTGCGTTGATATAAGTCAGCGTAATGTTCGTGCAGCCTGGCCTTCAGTTCTCTCCTTGTTAGTCTCGGTGTTATCATTAGCGCATCATTTGTGGGTCCAATGACTGCGAATCTATCTCCGCTACATAAGTCACAGTTGTAGCCTCATCCTGCTCCATCTCGATTTGATTATACTCCAGCCTTCCTGCCAGTCCTATCAGTACGATGAATCCCATAATGACGGATACCACGAATGCATAGATCTGTATGGTCTCTTTTGTTGTCATAACTATAGGTATTTTTGTAGTTTACGATTACTCTGTAGTGCTTCTCTCACCTTTGCCTTGTCGTATAGCACTCTACGACCAATAACTGTAGGCTCTGGTATTAGTCCCTTCTTACGGTACTGCAGCAGGGTGGGGTCACTGACATGTAGGATGTCATCACGAAGCTGCTCCCTGGTGTAGTATTGAGGCTCATCACGTTCTTTAATGCGCTGCATTCCCCAGGCCGTGAAGTCCTCAAAGCATTTGCGCAGATCGGCAGCGTTGATGACCACCTGAATATTGGCAGCGTTCTCTGAATACATGATATCGTTCAGATCCATACTCCTTATCTTTATTTTTTAAGATACCCGTGTTACTTCAATCGTCCGCTGCATCCTGTTAAGCGATGTCTTGAACGTTTTCCCCCATTGAAACCCGAATGTGGAACACATTGACTTTACGCTGTTAGTCTTTGCTGCAGGAAAGCTGTGAACGGCTCCTATCTCCAACTCAGAGAGAATACCCAGCATTGACTTTTTCTGCTCTTTTCCTTCCATAAATTTTGATTTATCGAATAATTTATTTAACTTTATGGTGCAAAGATAGAATAAATTCTAATGATTGCAATAGAATAAGTTCTATTTATAAGATTAATTAACATTTTAACTACATGGATATAAAAGATAGAATTAACGAACTAAGAGATGCTAAAAACATGTCAGTAAGGGCTTTTGAGCAAGAAGTTGGTATTTCAAACGGCTTATGGGAAAAGGCAAAATCGCTATCAGAAGATGTTCTAATCAAAATTGTTGCTCGATACCCTGAAATAAACCCATATTGGCTCTTAAAAGGAGAGGGTGACATGTTTGGAGGGAATGATGATAGAAACTATTCTATAGGTATGGTGAATGCTTTGAAAGCAGAAAACGAATCTTTGAAGAAGGAGATAACTGTACTCAAAGCGATGCAGGGCAAAGATGATAAGGCTTTAGAGATTGCCATGAAACTTTATCAGGCCCTTGGCGAAGCATTTACCGCATATTACAAGCAAATGAAAGGAGAATAATATCAAAATTAAAGAAAGAATGAAAAACTATTTATTATTTATCACTGAATCAGTGAATAGCTTACCTTATATTTTGGTTGAGCAAATTATAAGTAAGGCAAAAAAGAAAGTTCAAATTTCGGATAATCTCTTCCTAATATCAACAGATAAGGATAATTGGAGGATTGACGAAGTGTGTTTCGCTTTGTCTAACGAAAGGAAGGCTGATGTTCTCGTTGTTGAAGTAAATAAAGATACTATTATGTCTTGGAGTGTAAAAGATTCAAATAGAGAAAACGAAATAGGGGATTTTTTTGAAAATAGATAGAGTATATTTATGAACGAATTACCTCAAACATTATTAGCCCGCATAGGAACTGTTGCGGTGGGAATGCAACACTTTTTTAACGAAAAAGGATTTATAGAAGAAAACAGAAGTGACAGGGCTATCTGGAACAACAGCAGTTTTATTATTGCGTTTTTAGTGGAATTTGGAATATGTTCTGTTGTTGATCAAGTTCATATTCAACTTGGTTTTAGACGTTTTTATGAAGATGAAGACGAAAGTTTTGCCTGTGATGTATGGATAAGAGAGGGTGTATCTTTTTATCGTAAACAAATTAGAGATATGAAGAATAACACTCACCCACTTCCAGATGTCATCGTGTTCAATCTGCTTCATCCAAATGTGGATAAAGTTCCATTCGAGGATTTACCACTATTCGAAATAGATATGTTTACAATAACAGAATGTTGGGCTTACATCCTTGACATTATCGACAGTTTCTTCTTAAGTGACTCAAACATTAAAGAACTTCCAAGAGGATGTTAGTGGTGTGACGAAAGGTTTCTTGAACAGCCTCAACATAAATTATACAAACAGGTTATATCAAACAAACAATAATTATGGATACAAAGAA
Proteins encoded in this region:
- a CDS encoding radical SAM protein — protein: MIIGLIDVDGHAKKKKWGATIYPNIALGKIARWHRNHGDTVEWYNPLRTERPYDIVYMSKIFNFSPDYGYIISNARNVIKGGTGYDIKSVLPKEIDRCQPDYSIYRNIPKDYAYGFLTRGCPNKCRWCVVPRKEGRIVPYMDVDEIAIEGRTKLVLMDNNILAAGDYAKQQVQKIIERGYRVDFNQALDARLVTDEWAQLLAKVKWLDKNRIRFGCDTHKQIEYCERAMEMIIGYGFHGEFFLYTMLNDDMNECYDRIQYWWQRLQDARKNHTGNWVYAFAQPYRDPDNPHRPIPQWQKDMAAWVNKRAHFVAHSFEEFEPRKGFKCIEYFNCK
- a CDS encoding DUF4494 domain-containing protein → MRSRTANWFLCKIRYEKTMEDGMEKKVTEQFVVNALSFTEAEANIIHEMQSYISGEYNIEEIDRCPWGEVFFDDKENSDKWYKSKLQFITIDEKTEKEKKTTVNYLVQGATLEEARKNIDEVMGGTMIDYTISSVSETKILDVFEVIMDKS
- a CDS encoding guided entry of tail-anchored proteins factor 1; this translates as MIKIITTKKYNAMVAELESVQAELKKLRGELLNLHALHRGDWNKHMYEHDKMHDEIEDLKKKLSKSEHERKTAEAKLRKLTGGNK
- a CDS encoding AlpA family transcriptional regulator produces the protein MDLNDIMYSENAANIQVVINAADLRKCFEDFTAWGMQRIKERDEPQYYTREQLRDDILHVSDPTLLQYRKKGLIPEPTVIGRRVLYDKAKVREALQSNRKLQKYL
- a CDS encoding helix-turn-helix domain-containing protein codes for the protein MDIKDRINELRDAKNMSVRAFEQEVGISNGLWEKAKSLSEDVLIKIVARYPEINPYWLLKGEGDMFGGNDDRNYSIGMVNALKAENESLKKEITVLKAMQGKDDKALEIAMKLYQALGEAFTAYYKQMKGE